The following coding sequences are from one Sphingomonadaceae bacterium OTU29LAMAA1 window:
- a CDS encoding LysR substrate-binding domain-containing protein has translation MDVAGFDLNLLKAFDALYAERHVTRAGQRIGLSQSAMSGALTRLREVFNDELFVRSPTGMQPTPRADDLSGPIVSSLRLLRSVLQDDGFDPAAADHIVTIAMTDYAAFVLLPPLLARLAVEAPRLDVQVRGILGKDEVVGLLDSGEVSLAVSVPVDASARILTRPLLREGFACIARPGHPAFAKEADIEAFTTASHLLVSPEGDRTGLVDRKLAALGVARRVVLSLPQFLVAPFVVAETDLIATLASRVARRFAAANFGVVVHEPPVALSDWPLAMMWHRRVDDHPATVWLRECIAEIAALA, from the coding sequence ATGGATGTGGCTGGCTTTGACCTGAACCTGTTGAAGGCATTCGATGCCCTCTATGCGGAGCGCCACGTCACCCGTGCCGGCCAGCGTATCGGTCTGAGCCAGTCGGCCATGAGCGGTGCGCTCACTCGACTGCGCGAGGTATTCAACGACGAACTGTTCGTGCGGTCGCCGACAGGGATGCAACCAACACCGCGTGCTGATGACTTGTCCGGCCCGATTGTCTCTTCGCTCCGCCTCCTACGATCAGTCCTGCAAGACGATGGCTTCGATCCAGCGGCTGCCGATCACATCGTCACGATCGCGATGACCGACTACGCTGCGTTCGTGTTGCTCCCCCCGCTCCTGGCGCGGCTCGCGGTCGAAGCGCCTCGCCTCGATGTGCAGGTCCGCGGCATTCTTGGCAAAGATGAAGTCGTCGGCCTCCTCGACAGTGGCGAGGTAAGTCTTGCAGTCAGCGTTCCTGTCGACGCCTCGGCGCGCATCCTCACACGCCCGTTGCTTCGGGAAGGTTTCGCCTGCATCGCGCGTCCAGGGCATCCGGCCTTTGCAAAAGAAGCCGACATCGAGGCGTTCACCACGGCGTCCCATCTCCTAGTGTCCCCCGAGGGGGATCGCACAGGGCTGGTCGACCGCAAGCTTGCGGCGCTTGGGGTGGCACGTCGCGTCGTACTGAGCCTGCCGCAGTTCCTGGTCGCCCCGTTCGTCGTCGCAGAGACCGATCTGATCGCGACGCTTGCCTCGCGGGTCGCGCGGCGGTTCGCCGCGGCCAATTTCGGCGTAGTCGTGCATGAGCCACCGGTCGCGCTGTCTGACTGGCCGCTGGCGATGATGTGGCATCGCCGGGTG
- a CDS encoding helix-hairpin-helix domain-containing protein, with amino-acid sequence MIDLNTASANDFDAVPQLKGHGFEIVRYREERGRFDALRQLDEVPGLTGKWDGAEAEVEVL; translated from the coding sequence ATGATCGACCTGAACACCGCTTCCGCAAACGACTTCGACGCCGTTCCGCAGTTGAAGGGCCACGGCTTCGAGATCGTCCGTTATCGCGAGGAGCGCGGTCGTTTCGATGCGCTCAGGCAGCTTGACGAGGTTCCTGGGCTTACGGGCAAGTGGGACGGGGCAGAAGCCGAGGTCGAGGTGCTCTGA
- a CDS encoding methyltransferase type 11, with product MKERTPLPAHAFDKDDTGDDLAFYAPARLVTHLDDPVIAALTQCYRSLLPDDGRILDLMSSWVSHLPAERRYAEVVGHGMNAEELAANPRLDRWFVQDLNRDTALALDSGAFGGALCCVGVQYLQRPYDVFAEVRRALAPGAPFVVSFSNRCFPTKAVAVWRSLDMHGQASLVRHYLDDAGFRDMEARVLADGARGDPLIAVVGYA from the coding sequence GACGATCTCGCCTTCTATGCGCCGGCGCGGCTTGTCACCCATCTCGACGATCCGGTGATCGCAGCACTGACGCAGTGTTACCGTAGCTTGCTACCGGATGACGGGCGGATCCTCGACCTGATGTCCAGTTGGGTCAGCCACCTACCCGCAGAGCGTCGCTATGCCGAGGTGGTAGGCCATGGCATGAACGCCGAAGAACTCGCGGCCAATCCGCGACTGGACCGGTGGTTCGTACAGGACCTCAACCGCGACACAGCCTTGGCGCTCGACAGCGGGGCCTTCGGCGGTGCGCTGTGCTGCGTCGGAGTACAGTATCTCCAGCGCCCCTACGACGTGTTTGCCGAGGTGCGGCGGGCGCTTGCTCCTGGCGCACCGTTCGTCGTGAGCTTCTCCAACCGCTGCTTTCCGACCAAGGCGGTGGCGGTCTGGAGATCGCTGGACATGCATGGACAGGCCTCGCTGGTCCGCCATTATCTCGACGATGCGGGCTTTCGCGACATGGAGGCCCGGGTGCTGGCGGATGGAGCGCGCGGTGACCCGCTCATAGCGGTCGTGGGTTACGCCTGA